The following proteins are co-located in the Pseudomonas synxantha genome:
- a CDS encoding GNAT family N-acetyltransferase has product MTIEIRPAVPSDAAQILTFITELAEYEKARHEVIASVVDIERSLFSEGATAHGLMCLRDGLPIGFAVFFFSYSTWLGSNCLYLEDLYINPEQRGGGAGKKLLRHLAKIACDNGCGRFEWSVLDWNEPAIAFYKSIGAQPQEEWVRYRMEGDALRDFAQG; this is encoded by the coding sequence ATGACCATCGAGATTCGCCCCGCCGTGCCCAGCGATGCTGCGCAAATCCTGACCTTTATCACCGAGCTGGCCGAGTACGAGAAAGCCCGGCATGAGGTGATCGCCAGCGTGGTGGATATCGAACGCAGCCTGTTCAGCGAAGGTGCCACGGCCCATGGCCTGATGTGTCTGCGCGACGGCCTGCCGATTGGTTTTGCGGTGTTCTTTTTCAGCTATTCCACCTGGCTGGGCAGTAACTGCCTGTACCTGGAAGACCTTTATATCAACCCGGAACAACGTGGCGGCGGGGCAGGCAAGAAGTTGCTGCGCCACTTGGCCAAGATCGCCTGTGACAACGGTTGCGGTCGCTTTGAATGGAGCGTGCTGGACTGGAATGAGCCGGCGATCGCCTTCTATAAGTCCATCGGCGCCCAGCCGCAGGAAGAGTGGGTGCGCTATCGCATGGAAGGTGATGCGCTGAGGGATTTTGCCCAAGGCTGA
- a CDS encoding SDR family oxidoreductase: protein MQAQPLSLPAVPEPTYGERLKNKVVIVTGAAQGIGEAIVACFQAQQARLVIADIQGEKIEKIAAHWRERGAQIHAQPVDITSKDQWQALVNLAIERFGRVDVLVNCAGVNVFRDPLAMTDEDWRRCFAIDLDGAWYGCRSVLPPMIEQGIGNIINIASTHSSHIIPGCFPYPVAKHGLLGLTRALGIEYASKGIRVNAIAPGYIETQLNVDYWNGFPDPHAERQRAFDLHPPKRIGQPIEVAMTALFLATDEAPFINATCLMIDGGRSVMYHD, encoded by the coding sequence ATGCAGGCACAACCGTTGTCACTACCCGCGGTGCCCGAGCCGACTTACGGCGAGCGTTTGAAGAACAAGGTAGTGATCGTCACCGGCGCTGCCCAAGGCATTGGCGAAGCGATTGTCGCCTGCTTCCAGGCCCAGCAGGCGCGCTTGGTGATTGCCGATATCCAGGGCGAAAAAATCGAGAAGATCGCCGCCCATTGGCGTGAACGCGGTGCGCAGATCCATGCCCAGCCTGTCGATATCACCTCCAAGGATCAATGGCAGGCGCTGGTCAACCTGGCCATCGAACGCTTCGGCCGCGTAGATGTGCTGGTCAACTGCGCCGGGGTCAATGTGTTCCGCGACCCCTTGGCGATGACCGACGAAGACTGGCGCCGTTGCTTTGCCATCGACCTCGACGGCGCCTGGTACGGCTGCCGCTCGGTGTTGCCGCCCATGATCGAGCAGGGCATCGGCAACATCATCAATATTGCCTCCACCCATTCCAGCCACATCATTCCCGGCTGCTTTCCCTATCCCGTCGCCAAGCATGGCCTGCTCGGCCTCACCCGCGCCCTGGGCATCGAATACGCGTCCAAGGGCATCCGTGTGAATGCCATCGCCCCGGGTTATATCGAAACCCAGCTCAACGTCGACTACTGGAACGGTTTCCCAGACCCTCACGCCGAGCGTCAGCGCGCGTTCGACCTGCACCCGCCCAAGCGCATCGGCCAGCCCATCGAGGTGGCGATGACCGCGCTGTTCCTGGCGACCGACGAGGCGCCCTTTATCAATGCCACCTGCCTGATGATCGATGGCGGGCGGTCCGTGATGTACCACGACTAA
- the araH gene encoding L-arabinose ABC transporter permease AraH codes for MSQAKTAKGFWPAFNQRKFLDDWVMLLAALGIFVLSAVFIDNFLSPLNMRGLGLAISTVGIAACTMLFCLASGHFDLSVGSVIACAGVVAGIVIRDTDSVALGVSAALAMGLVVGLINGIVIAKLRINALIATLATMQIVRGLAYIFSNGKAVGVMDEGFFVFGNGQLMGVPVPIVITVLCFVFFGWLLNYTSYGRNTMAIGGNQEAALLAGVNVDRTKIIIFAVHGLIGALAGVILASRMTSGQPMIGQGFELTVISACVLGGVSLSGGIGMIRHVIAGVLILAIIENAMNLKNIDTFYQYVIRGSILLLAVIIDRMKQR; via the coding sequence ATGTCTCAGGCAAAAACTGCAAAGGGCTTCTGGCCGGCGTTCAACCAGCGCAAATTTCTCGATGACTGGGTGATGCTGTTGGCGGCGTTGGGCATCTTTGTGCTCAGCGCTGTGTTTATCGATAACTTCCTGTCGCCGCTGAATATGCGTGGCCTGGGCCTGGCGATCTCCACCGTGGGCATTGCCGCGTGCACCATGCTGTTCTGCCTGGCGTCGGGGCATTTTGATTTGTCGGTGGGCTCGGTGATCGCCTGCGCCGGTGTAGTGGCGGGGATTGTGATCCGCGACACCGACAGTGTGGCACTTGGCGTGTCGGCGGCCCTGGCCATGGGCCTGGTGGTAGGGCTGATCAACGGCATTGTGATTGCCAAGCTGCGCATCAATGCACTGATTGCGACGCTGGCGACCATGCAGATCGTGCGCGGCCTGGCCTACATCTTCTCCAACGGCAAGGCGGTGGGGGTGATGGACGAAGGCTTCTTTGTGTTCGGCAACGGCCAGTTGATGGGCGTGCCGGTGCCGATCGTCATCACCGTGCTGTGCTTTGTATTCTTCGGCTGGCTGCTCAACTACACCAGCTATGGGCGCAACACCATGGCCATTGGTGGCAACCAGGAAGCTGCGCTATTGGCAGGTGTGAATGTTGACCGCACCAAGATCATTATCTTTGCCGTGCACGGTTTGATCGGCGCACTGGCCGGGGTGATCCTCGCCTCGCGCATGACCTCCGGCCAGCCGATGATCGGCCAGGGCTTCGAATTGACGGTGATCTCTGCGTGCGTACTGGGCGGGGTATCGCTGAGCGGCGGAATCGGCATGATCCGCCACGTGATTGCGGGTGTGCTGATTCTGGCGATCATCGAGAACGCGATGAACCTTAAAAACATCGACACGTTTTACCAGTACGTGATTCGCGGCTCGATCCTGCTGCTGGCGGTCATCATCGACCGCATGAAACAACGCTGA
- a CDS encoding IclR family transcriptional regulator: protein MQENAHTPVKDAAPTGTQTLLRGLGVVQAVAAGARDLKEIARRIGTTRSTTHRLASCLVDERYLRVVPQVGYLLGPKLIELGFQAREELPLVSLAVPYLDELSALTGDTIHLAIREYDDVLYLHKNPGRNGPEMRSRVGHRMPLARTGIGKALLLDDSPQEWQRLYEVSLPAAGKNLQWPQHPEQSWAQFEQRMGEYVAGGYAFDLEDNEPSIRCVAAPVRDAGGRIVAGISIASTVPYMPLEKMAELIPVIKQVAARLSAELGAKA from the coding sequence ATGCAGGAAAACGCCCACACCCCCGTCAAAGACGCCGCCCCCACCGGCACCCAGACCCTGCTGCGTGGCCTGGGGGTGGTGCAAGCGGTGGCGGCCGGTGCGCGGGATCTCAAGGAGATCGCCCGGCGCATCGGCACCACCCGCAGCACCACGCACCGCCTGGCCAGTTGCCTGGTGGATGAGCGTTACCTGCGCGTGGTGCCGCAGGTCGGCTACCTGTTGGGGCCAAAGCTGATCGAGCTGGGCTTCCAGGCCCGCGAAGAGTTGCCATTGGTGAGCCTGGCGGTGCCGTACCTGGACGAGCTGTCGGCCCTCACTGGTGACACCATCCACTTGGCGATCCGTGAATACGACGACGTGCTTTACCTGCACAAGAACCCCGGTCGCAACGGCCCGGAAATGCGCTCACGGGTTGGCCATCGTATGCCGCTGGCGCGCACCGGCATCGGCAAGGCGTTGCTGTTGGATGATTCGCCGCAGGAGTGGCAGCGCCTCTACGAAGTCAGCTTGCCGGCGGCAGGCAAAAACCTGCAATGGCCGCAGCACCCGGAGCAATCCTGGGCGCAATTCGAGCAGCGCATGGGTGAATATGTGGCGGGTGGTTATGCCTTCGATCTCGAAGATAACGAGCCGTCGATCCGCTGCGTGGCGGCACCGGTGCGTGATGCCGGTGGGCGTATTGTCGCTGGCATCAGCATCGCCAGTACCGTGCCCTACATGCCGCTGGAGAAAATGGCCGAGCTGATCCCTGTGATCAAACAGGTCGCAGCCCGGCTGTCAGCGGAGTTGGGTGCGAAAGCCTGA
- the araG gene encoding L-arabinose ABC transporter ATP-binding protein AraG → MTAAALRFDAIGKTFPGVKALDGISFTAHPGQVHALMGENGAGKSTLLKILGGAYIPSSGSVQIGTQVMAFKNAADSIASGVAVIHQELHLVPEMSVAENLFLGHLPTRLGVVNRALLRQQALTCLKGLADEIDPDEKLGRLSLGQRQLVEIAKALSRGANVIAFDEPTSSLSAREIDRLMAIIARLRDEGKVVLYVSHRMEEVFRICDAVTVFKDGRYVRTFEDMSTLTHDQLVTCMVGRDIQDIYDYRPREQGEVALKVDGLLGPGLREPISFQVRKGEILGLFGLVGAGRTELFRLLSGLERASAGSLELCGQALQLRSPRDAIAAGVLLCPEDRKKEGIIPLASVAENINISARAAHSTFGWLLREGWEKGNADRQIQAMRVKTPNAAQKILYLSGGNQQKAILGRWLSMPMKVLLLDEPTRGIDIGAKSEIYQIIHNLAASGIAVIVVSSDLMEVMGIADRILVMSEGALAGELPRERADEARLLQLALPRSRA, encoded by the coding sequence ATGACCGCTGCGGCCCTGCGTTTCGACGCGATCGGCAAAACCTTTCCCGGGGTCAAGGCGTTGGACGGCATCAGCTTCACCGCCCACCCCGGGCAGGTGCACGCCCTGATGGGCGAGAACGGTGCGGGCAAGTCGACGCTGCTGAAAATCCTCGGCGGCGCTTACATTCCCAGCAGCGGCAGCGTGCAGATCGGCACGCAGGTCATGGCGTTCAAAAATGCCGCCGACAGCATCGCCAGCGGCGTCGCGGTGATCCACCAGGAACTGCACCTGGTGCCGGAAATGAGCGTCGCCGAGAACCTGTTCCTCGGGCACTTGCCGACGCGCCTGGGCGTGGTCAATCGCGCCCTGCTGCGCCAGCAGGCGCTGACGTGTCTCAAGGGCCTGGCCGATGAGATCGACCCCGACGAGAAGCTTGGGCGCCTGTCCCTGGGCCAGCGCCAACTGGTGGAAATCGCCAAGGCGCTGTCCCGTGGCGCCAACGTGATCGCCTTCGATGAACCCACCAGCAGCTTGTCGGCGCGGGAAATCGACCGGTTGATGGCGATCATCGCGCGCCTGCGTGACGAGGGCAAAGTGGTGCTCTACGTGTCGCACCGCATGGAAGAAGTGTTCCGTATCTGCGATGCGGTGACGGTGTTCAAGGACGGTCGCTATGTGCGCACCTTCGAAGACATGAGCACCCTGACCCACGACCAGTTGGTGACCTGCATGGTCGGCCGCGATATCCAGGACATCTACGACTACCGCCCGCGGGAGCAGGGCGAGGTGGCGCTCAAGGTCGACGGCCTGCTCGGCCCGGGGCTGCGTGAGCCGATCAGTTTCCAGGTGCGCAAGGGCGAGATCCTCGGCCTGTTCGGGCTGGTGGGCGCGGGGCGCACCGAGCTGTTTCGTTTGCTCAGCGGCCTGGAGCGCGCCAGCGCCGGCAGCCTGGAGCTGTGCGGGCAAGCGCTGCAGTTGCGCTCACCCCGCGACGCCATCGCCGCCGGCGTGTTGCTGTGCCCGGAGGACCGCAAAAAGGAAGGCATCATCCCGCTGGCCAGCGTCGCCGAAAACATCAACATCAGTGCCCGCGCGGCGCATTCCACCTTTGGCTGGCTGTTGCGCGAAGGCTGGGAGAAGGGCAACGCCGACCGGCAGATCCAGGCGATGCGGGTCAAAACCCCAAACGCCGCGCAGAAGATCCTGTACCTCTCCGGCGGCAACCAGCAGAAGGCCATTCTGGGCCGCTGGCTGTCGATGCCGATGAAAGTGCTGCTGCTGGACGAGCCCACCCGTGGCATCGATATCGGCGCCAAGTCAGAGATCTACCAGATCATCCATAACCTGGCGGCCAGCGGCATTGCGGTGATCGTGGTGTCCAGCGACCTGATGGAAGTGATGGGCATTGCCGACCGTATCCTGGTCATGAGCGAAGGCGCCCTGGCCGGTGAATTGCCCCGCGAGCGGGCGGATGAAGCACGGCTGCTGCAACTGGCACTCCCGCGTTCGCGGGCTTGA
- a CDS encoding MFS transporter, with translation MHATSPVGAKTFALFCLASFLLSLSYGSTFLLSLLIHSRGGNEHDAGSVIATAMLSTFVAVLLSGHLADALGAARAIASAGVLLVLACLGFALAPGFGQGLMLFGLSLGLGWGVFYTLGPIIVTLLVEPCQRARYFALLSGSMLSGIGSGPLLGRAAIALDLPLTTAFYIAGLASLAGVVMFWRMGALLKGHANVPASRISWFASRRVLSSKAAFAILMVGLGGCVFGGLSSFQTSYAAAHGLDYSLFFAGFLTAAITSRLLIAGFVVKRDAYQAACVLSGIMLGAIALFAFGVSGNLSYLLAAAILGVGYGLTYSVINGLVANEAPSGTTPQALLLFSMAYFVGVFGFPWLAGKIIVDYGLWAMMLSVLFIAALNWAIATVRLIARSVWAHKTDTGLLIPFVDIKARSPNEGGPIEGKDINHMETPS, from the coding sequence ATGCACGCCACGTCTCCAGTCGGCGCAAAGACTTTCGCGCTGTTCTGCCTCGCCAGTTTCCTGCTGTCGCTCTCCTATGGCTCAACCTTTTTGCTGTCGCTGCTGATTCATTCACGCGGCGGCAATGAGCACGACGCAGGCAGTGTCATTGCCACGGCAATGCTCAGCACTTTTGTGGCGGTGCTTCTTTCCGGGCATTTGGCGGATGCGCTGGGCGCGGCGCGAGCGATTGCGAGCGCCGGCGTATTGCTGGTGTTGGCCTGCCTGGGGTTCGCCCTGGCGCCTGGGTTTGGTCAGGGCTTGATGCTGTTCGGGCTGTCTCTGGGTCTGGGCTGGGGCGTGTTCTATACCCTGGGCCCGATCATCGTGACGCTGCTGGTAGAACCCTGCCAGCGTGCCAGGTATTTCGCCCTGCTGTCGGGCAGTATGTTGAGCGGAATCGGCTCCGGCCCTTTACTGGGGCGCGCCGCCATTGCGCTGGACCTGCCCCTGACGACTGCGTTCTATATCGCCGGTCTGGCCAGCCTTGCCGGCGTGGTGATGTTCTGGCGCATGGGCGCCCTGCTCAAGGGGCATGCGAATGTGCCGGCGTCGAGGATCTCCTGGTTCGCTAGCCGCCGCGTACTGTCGTCCAAAGCGGCGTTCGCCATCCTGATGGTCGGCCTGGGTGGTTGCGTGTTTGGTGGGCTTTCATCGTTCCAGACCAGCTACGCCGCTGCCCATGGGCTGGACTACTCACTGTTCTTTGCGGGTTTCCTGACAGCAGCGATCACCAGCCGTCTGCTGATCGCCGGTTTTGTGGTCAAGCGCGATGCCTACCAGGCTGCCTGCGTGTTGTCCGGGATAATGCTCGGTGCGATCGCGCTGTTTGCATTTGGTGTGAGCGGCAACCTCAGCTATTTGCTGGCCGCCGCTATTTTGGGGGTCGGGTATGGCCTGACGTATTCGGTGATCAATGGGCTGGTGGCCAATGAAGCACCCAGTGGCACTACGCCCCAGGCGTTATTGCTGTTCAGCATGGCGTACTTTGTCGGCGTCTTCGGGTTTCCTTGGCTCGCGGGCAAGATCATTGTCGATTACGGGCTTTGGGCAATGATGCTGAGCGTACTGTTTATCGCCGCACTCAATTGGGCGATCGCCACAGTGCGCTTGATAGCGCGCAGCGTTTGGGCACATAAAACGGATACAGGCCTATTGATACCGTTCGTCGACATCAAGGCACGATCACCGAATGAGGGAGGACCAATAGAGGGTAAGGACATTAATCATATGGAGACACCCTCATGA
- a CDS encoding AraC family transcriptional regulator, with protein MLLTRHLDANATLVSLIEGLAPRDGFSPTNLPGVQVLRASCDVARGPQIYEPSLMFVAQGSKVAYLGPRTLEYGAGHYLVQAMPVPFECETFAMAPGAPLLGVTVGIDRVVLGELVIAMGMQGGPPPTAQTLESMSSVVLDDAMRGCVERLLQCLHDPLESRIMGPARVRELLFTALRGPQADVLRALVEQQGQFSRIATSLNHLHAHYAEPLNIETLAGYAHMSASTFHEHFKRCTLLSPVQYLKRLRLLKAQQLLLIDGMSVAQAAHSVGYQSTSQFSREYKRYFLRNPGEERAA; from the coding sequence ATGTTGTTGACCCGCCATCTCGACGCCAACGCCACGCTGGTGTCCCTGATTGAAGGGCTTGCGCCCCGCGACGGTTTCTCCCCGACCAACCTGCCCGGCGTGCAGGTGCTGCGTGCCAGTTGCGACGTGGCGCGTGGGCCGCAGATCTACGAGCCAAGCCTGATGTTCGTGGCCCAAGGCAGCAAGGTTGCCTACCTCGGCCCGAGAACACTGGAGTATGGCGCCGGGCATTACCTGGTCCAGGCGATGCCGGTGCCGTTCGAGTGCGAGACCTTTGCCATGGCGCCTGGCGCGCCGCTGTTGGGCGTGACGGTGGGTATCGATCGGGTGGTGCTGGGGGAGTTGGTCATTGCCATGGGCATGCAGGGCGGACCACCGCCGACGGCGCAGACCTTGGAGTCGATGAGTTCGGTGGTGCTGGACGATGCCATGCGCGGCTGCGTGGAGCGGCTGTTGCAGTGCCTGCACGATCCGCTGGAAAGCCGGATCATGGGCCCGGCGCGGGTACGCGAATTGTTGTTCACCGCGTTGCGTGGGCCCCAGGCGGATGTGTTGCGTGCGTTGGTGGAACAGCAGGGGCAGTTTTCGCGAATCGCCACGTCATTGAACCACCTGCATGCCCATTACGCCGAGCCGCTGAATATCGAGACGTTGGCCGGTTATGCCCATATGAGTGCCTCGACCTTTCATGAGCATTTCAAGCGCTGCACCTTGTTGTCGCCGGTGCAGTACCTCAAGCGCCTGCGGTTGTTGAAGGCTCAGCAGTTGTTACTGATAGACGGCATGAGTGTGGCGCAGGCGGCACATAGCGTGGGGTATCAGAGTACGTCGCAGTTCAGTCGCGAGTACAAGCGCTACTTCCTGCGTAACCCTGGTGAAGAGCGCGCTGCATAG
- a CDS encoding electron transfer flavoprotein-ubiquinone oxidoreductase — translation MEREYMEFDVVIVGAGPAGLSAACRLKQKAAEAGKEISVCVVEKGSEVGAHILSGAVFEPRALNELFPDWKELGAPLNTPVVRDDIYVLRSSDTSTKVPDFFVPKTMHNEGNYIISLGNLCRWLAQQAENLGVEVYPGFAAQEALFDENGVVRGIITGDLGVDREGKPKEGVYTPGMELRGKYTLFAEGCRGHIGKQLIQRFNLDSDADAQHYGIGLKEIWEIDPAKHQPGLVVHTAGWPLDIMSAENTGGSFLYHLENNQVVVGLIVDLSYSNTFLSPFDEFQRLKHHPVLAQYLEGGKRVSYGARAICKGGLNSLPKMVFKGGALIGCDLGTLNFAKIKGSHTAMKSGMLAADAVADRLFAESEGGDELTAYVDGFKASWLYEELFATRNFGPAMHKFGPIIGAGFNWFDQNILGGKMPFTLHDTKPDYACLKLAKDCKKIDYPKPDGKLSFDKLSSVFISGTNHEEEQPCHLKLKDPSIPIGTNLPLYDEPAQRYCPAGVYEVITKEDGEKRFQINAQNCVHCKTCDIKDPSQNITWVTPEGAGGPTYPNM, via the coding sequence GTGGAACGCGAATACATGGAATTCGACGTGGTCATCGTCGGCGCTGGCCCGGCTGGCCTGTCTGCCGCCTGCCGCCTGAAGCAGAAGGCCGCCGAAGCCGGTAAGGAAATCAGCGTCTGCGTGGTCGAGAAAGGCTCCGAAGTCGGCGCCCACATCCTCTCCGGTGCCGTGTTCGAACCCCGGGCCCTGAACGAACTGTTCCCGGACTGGAAAGAGCTCGGCGCCCCGCTCAACACGCCGGTGGTGCGTGACGACATCTACGTGCTGCGCAGCAGCGATACCTCCACCAAGGTTCCCGACTTCTTCGTGCCCAAGACCATGCACAACGAAGGCAACTACATCATTTCCCTGGGCAACCTGTGCCGCTGGCTGGCCCAGCAGGCCGAAAACCTGGGCGTGGAAGTCTACCCAGGCTTCGCCGCCCAGGAAGCACTCTTCGACGAGAACGGCGTGGTGCGTGGAATCATCACCGGTGACCTCGGTGTCGACCGTGAAGGCAAGCCCAAGGAAGGCGTATATACCCCGGGCATGGAATTGCGTGGCAAGTACACGCTGTTTGCCGAAGGCTGCCGTGGCCATATCGGCAAGCAGTTGATCCAGCGTTTCAACCTGGACAGCGACGCCGACGCCCAGCACTACGGCATCGGCCTGAAGGAAATCTGGGAAATCGACCCGGCCAAGCATCAGCCAGGCCTGGTGGTGCACACCGCCGGTTGGCCGCTGGACATCATGAGCGCCGAAAACACCGGTGGTTCGTTCCTCTATCACCTGGAAAATAACCAGGTAGTGGTCGGCCTGATCGTCGACCTGTCCTATAGCAACACCTTCCTGTCGCCCTTCGATGAGTTCCAGCGCCTCAAGCACCACCCGGTGCTGGCCCAGTACCTGGAAGGCGGCAAGCGCGTCAGCTACGGCGCCCGCGCCATCTGCAAAGGTGGCCTGAACTCGCTGCCCAAGATGGTCTTCAAGGGCGGAGCGCTGATCGGTTGCGACCTCGGCACCCTGAACTTCGCCAAGATCAAGGGCAGCCACACCGCGATGAAGTCCGGCATGCTCGCCGCCGATGCGGTTGCTGATCGTCTGTTCGCCGAATCCGAAGGCGGTGACGAGCTGACCGCGTATGTCGACGGCTTCAAAGCCAGCTGGCTGTATGAGGAATTGTTCGCCACCCGTAACTTCGGCCCGGCGATGCACAAGTTCGGCCCGATCATCGGCGCCGGCTTCAACTGGTTCGACCAGAACATCCTCGGCGGCAAGATGCCGTTCACCCTGCACGACACAAAGCCGGACTACGCCTGCCTCAAGCTGGCCAAAGACTGCAAGAAAATCGACTACCCCAAGCCCGACGGCAAGCTGAGCTTCGACAAACTGAGCTCGGTGTTCATCTCCGGTACCAACCACGAAGAAGAGCAGCCTTGCCACTTGAAGTTGAAAGACCCGAGCATCCCGATCGGCACCAACCTGCCGCTCTACGATGAACCGGCGCAGCGCTACTGCCCGGCCGGCGTGTATGAAGTGATCACCAAGGAAGACGGCGAGAAGCGCTTTCAGATCAACGCCCAGAACTGCGTGCACTGCAAGACCTGTGACATCAAGGACCCTTCGCAGAACATTACCTGGGTGACACCCGAAGGTGCGGGTGGGCCGACTTACCCGAATATGTAA
- a CDS encoding substrate-binding domain-containing protein: MFKKALGAVALALAFSGVVSAEEVKIGFLVKQAEEPWFQTEWAFAEKAGKEHGFTVIKIAVPDGEKTLSAIDSLAANGAKGFVICPPDVSLGPAIVAKAKVNGLKVMAVDDRFVDAKGNFMEDVPYLGMAAFEVGQKQGAAMAAEAKKRGWDWKDTYAVINTFNELDTGKKRTDGSIKSLEEAGIPKDHILTAALKTLDVPGSMDATNSALVKLPGGAKNLIIGGMNDNTVLGGVRATESAGFKAANVIGIGINGTDAIGELKKADSGFFGSMLPSPHIEGYNTALMMYEWVTKGTEPPKYTAMDEVTLITRENFKEELTKIGLWK; the protein is encoded by the coding sequence ATGTTCAAGAAGGCACTCGGGGCTGTGGCGCTGGCGTTGGCGTTCAGCGGCGTTGTATCGGCTGAAGAAGTCAAGATCGGTTTTTTGGTCAAGCAGGCCGAGGAGCCCTGGTTCCAGACCGAATGGGCCTTCGCCGAAAAAGCCGGCAAGGAACACGGTTTCACCGTGATCAAGATCGCCGTGCCCGACGGCGAGAAAACCCTCTCGGCCATCGACAGCCTGGCCGCCAACGGCGCCAAGGGCTTTGTGATCTGCCCGCCGGACGTGTCCCTGGGCCCGGCCATCGTCGCCAAGGCCAAGGTCAATGGCCTGAAAGTGATGGCCGTGGATGACCGCTTTGTCGATGCCAAGGGCAACTTCATGGAGGACGTGCCGTACCTGGGCATGGCCGCCTTCGAAGTGGGCCAGAAGCAGGGCGCCGCCATGGCCGCCGAGGCGAAGAAACGCGGGTGGGACTGGAAGGACACTTACGCGGTGATCAACACCTTCAACGAGCTCGATACCGGTAAAAAGCGCACCGACGGCTCGATCAAATCCCTGGAAGAAGCCGGCATCCCCAAGGATCACATCCTCACCGCTGCCCTCAAGACTCTTGACGTGCCTGGCAGCATGGACGCCACCAACTCGGCCCTGGTCAAGCTGCCCGGCGGTGCGAAGAACCTGATCATCGGCGGCATGAACGACAACACCGTGCTCGGCGGCGTGCGCGCCACTGAAAGCGCCGGCTTCAAGGCCGCCAACGTGATCGGCATCGGCATCAATGGCACCGACGCCATCGGCGAATTGAAGAAAGCCGACAGCGGTTTCTTCGGCTCCATGCTGCCGAGCCCGCATATCGAAGGCTATAACACCGCGCTGATGATGTACGAGTGGGTCACCAAAGGCACTGAACCACCGAAGTACACCGCCATGGACGAAGTCACCCTGATCACCCGCGAGAACTTCAAGGAAGAACTGACCAAGATCGGGCTGTGGAAATGA
- a CDS encoding NAD(P)-dependent alcohol dehydrogenase: MYTATGYAAQSATTPLAPMSFQRRSPRVDDVAIEILYCGVCHSDIHQARNEWGIAVYPLMPGHEIVGKVTAVGTNVTAHKVGDLVGVGCMVDSCRHCEACQSDLEQYCLEGPTMTYATPDRVDGSNTMGGYSDSIVVSEHFVVKIPAKLDLASAAPILCAGITTYSPLKHYGVKAGDKVGILGMGGLGHMGIKFAKAMGAEVTLFTRSASKAEEGRRQGADHVIVSTDAEQMKAAAGHFDFLLDTIPVQHDLNPYLDVLRFDGVHILVGLIEPVDPPVNAAKLVLGRKVLAGSLIGGIAETQEVLDFCAEHNITCDIEMLDIRQINEAYARMIAGDVKYRFVIDMASLKA, from the coding sequence ATGTACACCGCCACAGGTTATGCCGCCCAGTCGGCCACCACTCCCCTCGCCCCCATGTCGTTTCAACGCCGCAGCCCGCGCGTCGATGACGTGGCCATCGAGATCCTCTACTGCGGCGTCTGCCACTCCGACATCCACCAGGCACGCAACGAGTGGGGCATCGCCGTTTACCCGCTGATGCCGGGCCATGAGATTGTCGGCAAGGTCACCGCTGTCGGCACCAATGTGACCGCACATAAAGTCGGCGATCTGGTCGGCGTCGGTTGCATGGTCGACTCGTGTCGCCACTGCGAAGCCTGCCAGTCAGACCTCGAGCAATACTGCCTCGAAGGCCCGACCATGACCTACGCCACCCCGGACCGTGTGGATGGCAGCAACACCATGGGTGGTTACTCCGACAGCATTGTGGTCAGCGAGCACTTCGTGGTGAAGATCCCGGCCAAGCTCGACCTGGCCAGCGCCGCGCCGATCCTGTGCGCGGGCATCACCACCTACTCGCCGCTCAAGCACTACGGCGTGAAGGCCGGCGATAAAGTCGGGATTCTTGGCATGGGCGGCCTCGGTCACATGGGCATCAAGTTTGCCAAGGCCATGGGCGCCGAAGTCACGCTGTTCACCCGCTCCGCCAGCAAGGCCGAGGAAGGCCGTCGCCAGGGCGCCGACCATGTGATCGTGTCCACCGACGCCGAGCAGATGAAAGCCGCTGCCGGGCACTTCGACTTCCTGCTGGACACCATCCCGGTGCAACACGACCTGAACCCCTACCTCGATGTACTGCGCTTTGACGGTGTGCATATCCTGGTCGGCCTGATCGAGCCGGTGGACCCGCCCGTCAATGCCGCAAAGCTGGTGCTGGGCCGTAAAGTACTGGCCGGTTCGCTGATCGGCGGTATTGCCGAAACCCAGGAAGTCCTGGATTTCTGCGCCGAGCACAACATCACCTGCGACATCGAAATGCTCGATATCCGCCAGATCAACGAGGCTTACGCACGCATGATCGCGGGTGACGTGAAGTACCGCTTTGTCATCGACATGGCGAGCCTGAAAGCCTGA